GGCGCGCGCATGCGGAATGTCGAGGTCCGCGTGCAGCGCCGCGCCCGGCGTGTCCTGCACGCAATGCGTCGGCCACAACACCTGCTCGCCGTACGGCAGCGTCATCGTCTCGAACGGCTGGCGGCCCGCGTGATTTGCGGCGAACGAAACGTGCGACGACGGATGCCAGTCCTGCGTCAGCACGACATGACTGAAGCGGCGCGCAAGCCGGTTCACGAGCGGCACGATTTCGTCGCCGCGCGCGACGGCGAGCGCACCGCCCGGCATGAAGTCGTTCTGTACGTCGACGACGAGCAGAACTTCATTGGCATCTTTCATCGCAAATCCCGGTCAGCCTGTTCTGATCGATCAGCCGATCAGCTATTGAAGCCGCGCCCTTGCGCCGCGCGCTCGACGATGCCGGATGCAATCTGCCAGCCATCGCCGTTCGGTTGCGCCGCGTAACGGCGAATCGCGCGTTCGACGTTGTAGACGCCGACGGTATCCGCGTACAGCATCGGGCCGCCGCGCCACAGTGGAAAACCGTAGCCCGTCAGATAGACCATGTCGATATCCGACGCCTTCGACGCAATGCCTTCTTCGAGAATCTTCGCGCCTTCGTTGACGAGCGCGAACACGAGGCGCTCGACGATTTCGTCGTCGGAAATCTTGCGGCGCCCGATGCCCCGTTCCTTCGAATACGCGACGATCATTTCTTCGATCGGTTTCGACGGATACGCGTTGCGGTCGCCGGCCTTGTAGTCGTACCAGCCGCCGCCCGTCTTCTGCCCGAAGCGGCCCGTCTCGCACAGACGATCGGCGATCTTCGAGTAATGCAAGTCCGGCTGTTCCTGATAGCGGCGCTTGCGGATCGCCCAGCCGATATCGTTGCCCGCCAGATCGCTCATACGGAACGGGCCCATCGCGAAACCGAACTTCTCGATGGCCTTGTCGACCTGCGCGGGCAGCGCGCCTTCTTCGAGCATGAAGAGCGCCTGGCGGATGTACTGCTCGATCATCCGGTTGCCGATGAAGCCGTCGCAGACGCCCGACACGACAGCCGTCTTTTTGATTTTCTTCGCGACCTTCATCACGGTGGCGAGCACGTCCTTCGCGGTTTCCTTGCCGCGCACGACTTCGAGCAGCTTCATCACGTTGGCCGGGCTGAAGAAGTGCATGCCGACGACGTCCTGCGGACGCTTCGTGAACGCGGCGATCCTGTTCAGATCGAGCGTCGACGTGTTCGATGCGAGGATCGCGCCCGGCTTCGCCACTTCGTCGAGCCGCTTGAACACCTGCTCTTTCACGCCGAGTTCTTCGAATACGGCTTCGATGATGAGGTCGGCGTCGTTCAACGACTCGTACGTGAGCGTCGGCGTGATGAGGGACATGCGCTGTTCGAGCGCTTCCATCGACAGCTTGCCCTTCTTGACGGTCGCTTCGTAGTTCTTGCGGATCGTCGCCAGCCCACGGTCGAGCGCGTCCTGTTTCGTTTCCAGCAGCGTGACGGGCAAGCCCGCGTTGACGAAGTTCATCGCGATGCCGCCGCCCATCGTGCCCGCGCCGATCACGGCCACTCTTTTAATGTCGCGTGTGGGTGTATCGGACGGCACGTCGGGAATCTTGCTCGCCGCGCGCTCGCCGAAGAACGCGTGACGCAGCGCCTTACTTTCCGGCGTCTGCACGAGCGCGACGAAGCATTCGCGCTCGACTTTCATGCCCTGCTCGAAGCCCTTGAGCACGCCCGCTTCGATCGCGTCGATGCACTTGTGCGGCGCCGGGAAATTCTTCGCAACACCCGCCACGCTATTGCGCGCGAACTGGATGAAGCCCGCTGCGTTCGGATGCTCGATCTTGCGGTCGCGGATCTTCGGATGCGGGCCGCTCTGCGCGGCAACCTTGCGTGCGAACGCAAGCGCGCCTTCCATCAGATCGCCTTCCACCAGCTGATCGAAAAGCGGCGTGCCGGCGAGTTTCTCCGACATCACGGGCGCCCCCGACACGATCATGTTGAGAGCAGCTTCGAGTCCCAATGCGCGCGGCAAACGCTGCGTGCCGCCTGCGCCCGGCAGGATGCCGAGCTTGACTTCGGGCAGCGCGATCTGCGCGCCGGGCACGGCCACGCGATAGTGCGCGCCGAGCGCGAGTTCCAGGCCGCCGCCCATCGCGACGCTGTGTATGGCCGCGACGACGGGCTTCGCGCTGCCTTCGACGGCCTTGATGACGGTCGCGAGCGTCGGCTCCTGCAGCGCCTTCGGCGTGTTGAATTCGGTGATGTCGGCGCCGCCCGAGAAGGCCTTGCCCGCGCCCGTCAGCACGATTGCCTTGATGGCGGGATCGTTCTGCGCGCGCTCGATGCCCTCGACGATGCCCGTGCGCGTCGACAGACCGAGTCCGTTGACGGGGGGATTGTTCAGCGTAATGACGGCAACGCCGTCGTGTGTGGTGTAGTCCACTGCCATCTGCCTGCCTCCATGCGATGCGGTCGCGCGTGATCTGCGCGAGCCGGATGGGAACATGCGGACCATTGTCCGCTCATGTTCGTTAATTCGCCGTTCGTTTGCGTCAGGAGGCAGAATACACAAAAACGAACGATCGTTCAATTAACAGAACGACCGATGTAGTGGGCGTAAACCCGAGGTCTAGGCGTGGCCGGTTTTCGTATCGCCGGTATGCGCGGCTTCGTCGAACGGACAGTCTTCGATGCCGAGCGCCGTCGGCAGCACATGCGCGCGGAACTGCTCGCGCAGCTTGAGCTTTTGCAGCTTGCCCGTCGCCGTGTGCGGCAAATCGTCGACGAACACGACGTCGTCGGGAATCCACCATTTGGCGAGCTTGCCTTCGTAGAACGCGAGCAGTTCTTCGCGCGTCACGTCGGCGTCGGGACGCCGGACGACGACGAGCAGCGGCCGCTCCGTCCATTTCGGATGCGCGCACGCGATGCACGCGGCCTCCGCGACGGCGGGATGCGCGACCGCGACGTTTTCGACGTCGATCGAACTGATCCACTCGCCGCCCGACTTGATCACGTCCTTGCTGCGGTCGGTGATGTTGAGGAAGCTGTCCTTGTCGATCGTCGCGACGTCGCCCGTCGGGAACCAGCCGTCGACGAGCGGCGACGCATCGCCGCGAAAATACCGGTCGATCACCCACGGCCCGCGCACGTGCAGATCGCCGAACGCGACGCCGTCCCACGGCAACTCGCGCCCGTCGTCGCCGACGATCTTCATGTCGACGCCGTACATCACGTGGCCCTGCTTTTCGCGTAGCTTGCGCTGCTCGTCGGGCGAACGCTGCGACTGTTCCCACGTGAGTTTCGACAACGTGCCGAGCGGCGACATCTCCGTCATGCCCCACGCGTGGATCACCTCGACGCCGTAGGTTTCGCGGAACATCCTGATCATCGCTGGCGGACACGCGGACCCGCCGATCACCGTGCGTTCCAGCGACGAAAACTTCACGCCAGCCTCGCGCATGTGATTGAGCAGGCCGAGCCACACGGTCGGCACGCCCGCCGAATACGTGACGCGCTCCGCTTCCATCAGTTCGTACAGCGACTTGCCGTCGAGATCCTTGCCCGGAAACACGAGCTTCGCGCCCGTCAGCGGCGCCGAATGCGGAATGCCCCACGCGTTCACATGAAACATCGGCACGACGGGCAGCACGGAATCGCGTGCGGACAGACCCATCGCATCCGGCAGCGACGCGCCGAACGCATGCAGCACCGTCGAGCGATGCGAGTACAACGCGCCCTTCGGATGACCCGTCGTGCCCGACGTATAGCAAAGGTTGGACGCGCAACGTTCGTCGATGGCAGGCCAATCGAAGTCGCCGTCGTGCTGCGCGAGCAGCGCTTCGTAGCTCGATACCGCCGTCGACATCCGCGGCATGTGCGCTTCGTCCGTCATCGCGATCCAGCCGCGCACGTTCGGGCACTGCGCCGCCAGCACGTCGACGAGCGGCGCGAACGTGATATCAAACAGGACATAGCGGTCGTCGGCGTGATTGACGATGTAGGCGATCTGATCGGGAAAGAGCCGCGGATTGATCGTGTGGCACACGGCGCCGAAGCCCGTCGTGCCGTAGTACGTTTCCAGATGCCGGTAGCCGTTCCAGGCGAGCGTGCCGATCCGGTCGCCTGCTTCGACGCCGAGCGCGATCAGCGCCTGCGCAAGCTGCTTTGCGCGCCGCTCGCAATCGCGATACGTGTAACGATGCACGTCGCCCTCGATGCGCTTCGACACGATCTCCGTCGTGCCGAAGTGGCGTGACGCATGTGCCAGCAGCGAAGAAACCGTCAGCGGCACGTCCATCATCTGTCCAAAGAGCGGCGTCGTCATACGCAGGTGTCTCCCAGTCGTGTTGGTTCTTCTCGTTCGCGGTTCGAGTGGCTCGTTCGATGCCCCGCTATGCGCGGCAGATGCGCGCCCTGCAGCGCGGCGGGGGCGGAATTACAATATCGGTTAATAATGAGGCGCTCAATATGTCGTTTTCCCCATGCAATGCAGGGTTATCCGGTCCCATGTCGACGGCGGCAGGCGCTATCGACAACCAGCGTGAAGGCAGCTTCGCCGCGCTCGGGAACGTCTTTCTGACACGCCTGCCAGCGGCGCCGTTACCAGCGCCGTATGTCGTCGGTTTCGCGCCGGATGTCGCATCGATGCTCGGTTTCGATGCGTCGCTCGTGAATGCGCCGGGCTTTGCCGAGTTCTTCGCCGGCAACACGACGCGCGACTGGCCGTCGACGTCGATGTCGTATGCATCCGTGTATTCGGGGCATCAGTTCGGCGTGTGGGCGGGCCAGCTCGGCGACGGACGCGCGCTGACGCTCGGCGAAGTCGAGCACGACGGCCAGCGCTTCGAGCTGCAGCTCAAAGGCGGCGGACGCACGCCCTACTCGCGCATGGGCGACGGCCGCGCGGTGCTGCGTTCGTCGATCCGCGAATATCTGTGTTCGGAAGCCATGCACCACCTCGGCATTCCGACGACGCGCGCGCTGTGCGTAATCGGCTCCGATCAACCCGTGCGCCGCGAAGAAATGGAAACGGCTGCCGTGGTAACGCGCGTGTCGCCGAGCTTCGTGCGCTTCGGGCACTTCGAGCATTTCTACGCGAACGATCGCGTCGATGCGCTGCGCTCGCTGGCGGATCACGTGATCGAGCGTTTCTATCCGGCGTGCCGCGAGGCCGAAGATCCGTACCTTGCGCTGCTGAACGAAGCCGTGTTGTCGACGGCCGATCTGATCGCGCAATGGCAGGCAGTCGGCTTCTGCCACGGCGTGATGAACACGGACAACATGTCGATTCTCGGCCTCACGATCGACTACGGTCCGTTCGGCTTCATGGACGGCTTCGACGCGAATCACATCTGCAACCACTCGGATTCGCAAGGGCGTTACGCGTACCGGATGCAGCCGCAGATCGCGTACTGGAACCTCTTCTGTCTCGCGCAAGGTTTGCTGCCGCTTTTGGGCGAGCGATACGGCGAGACCGAGCGCAGCGAACGCGCGGTGAAGGACGCGCAACGCGTGCTCGAAGGCTTCAAGGGACGCTTCGCGCCCGCGCTCGAAGCGCGCATGCGCGCGAAGCTCGGCCTCGAAACGGAACGCGAAGGCGACGACGCGCTCGCCAACAAACTGTTCGAGATCATGCACGCGAACCGCGCCGACTTCACGCTGACGTTCCGCAATCTGGCGAAACTGTCGAAACACGACGCGAGCAACGATGCGCCCGTGCGCGACCTGTTTCTCGACCGCGCCGCGTTCGATGCGTGGGCGAACGCCTACCGGGCGCGCCTGTCGCACGAAACACGCGACGACACCGCGCGTGCCGAAGCGATGAATCGCGTGAATCCGAAGTACGTGCTGCGCAATCACCTCGCCGAGGCGGCGATCCGGCAGGCGAAGGAGAAGGATTTCTCCGAAGTCGAACGCCTCGCGACAGTGCTGCGCCGTCCGTTCGATGAACAGCCCGAGTACGAAGCGTATGCGGGCTTGCCGCCCGACTGGGCGTCGTCACTCGAAGTGAGCTGCTCGTCGTAAGCCTGTGGCCGCCCGCGCGAGGTTCGCATGATCTCGCGCAGGCGGGCTCGCGCGACTGCGGCTACCCGCCTGCGCTACAATTCGAGCCCAGATAGCATCGCGTGCGGCGTGAGTTTCATGCCGGTGTGCGCCGCAGATCAGCGCCTGCCGGACGAATCGGCCAGGCGTTGTCCGCCAGGCGCGCCGCGTTGCGCGACACGATCACAGACAGCGCGCTCGATGCGCCCAACACTCTCCGGATTCCCAAGCCGACAATGAAATTCCTGTTCGATCTGTTTCCGATCATCCTGTTCTTCGTCGCGTACAAGGTGTGGGGCATTTTCACGGCGACGGCCGTCGCAATCGCCGCCACGCTCGTGCAGATCGCGTGGGTCGCGTTCCGGCACCGCAAGGTCGACCCGATGCTGTGGGTGAGCCTCGGCGTGGTCACCGTGTTCGGCGGCGCGACGCTCGTGCTGCACAACGACACCTTCATCAAATGGAAGCCGACCGTGCTGTACTGGGCGTTTTCCGTCGCGCTGGTGGTTTCCGCGCTCGCATTCAACAAGAACCTGATCGAAGCGATGATGGGCAAGCAGATCCAGCTGCCGCACCGCATCTGGGGTCAGCTGAACTACGTG
This genomic interval from Paraburkholderia sabiae contains the following:
- a CDS encoding 3-(methylthio)propionyl-CoA ligase, which gives rise to MTTPLFGQMMDVPLTVSSLLAHASRHFGTTEIVSKRIEGDVHRYTYRDCERRAKQLAQALIALGVEAGDRIGTLAWNGYRHLETYYGTTGFGAVCHTINPRLFPDQIAYIVNHADDRYVLFDITFAPLVDVLAAQCPNVRGWIAMTDEAHMPRMSTAVSSYEALLAQHDGDFDWPAIDERCASNLCYTSGTTGHPKGALYSHRSTVLHAFGASLPDAMGLSARDSVLPVVPMFHVNAWGIPHSAPLTGAKLVFPGKDLDGKSLYELMEAERVTYSAGVPTVWLGLLNHMREAGVKFSSLERTVIGGSACPPAMIRMFRETYGVEVIHAWGMTEMSPLGTLSKLTWEQSQRSPDEQRKLREKQGHVMYGVDMKIVGDDGRELPWDGVAFGDLHVRGPWVIDRYFRGDASPLVDGWFPTGDVATIDKDSFLNITDRSKDVIKSGGEWISSIDVENVAVAHPAVAEAACIACAHPKWTERPLLVVVRRPDADVTREELLAFYEGKLAKWWIPDDVVFVDDLPHTATGKLQKLKLREQFRAHVLPTALGIEDCPFDEAAHTGDTKTGHA
- the pncA gene encoding bifunctional nicotinamidase/pyrazinamidase; amino-acid sequence: MKDANEVLLVVDVQNDFMPGGALAVARGDEIVPLVNRLARRFSHVVLTQDWHPSSHVSFAANHAGRQPFETMTLPYGEQVLWPTHCVQDTPGAALHADLDIPHARAVIRKGHHANVDSYSAFLEADRTTPTGLAGYLRDTGVTRVWCCGLATDYCVAWSALDARAAGFEVVVIEDATRAIDLNGSLDNAWREMRAAGVERVQAADLPD
- a CDS encoding 3-hydroxyacyl-CoA dehydrogenase NAD-binding domain-containing protein yields the protein MAVDYTTHDGVAVITLNNPPVNGLGLSTRTGIVEGIERAQNDPAIKAIVLTGAGKAFSGGADITEFNTPKALQEPTLATVIKAVEGSAKPVVAAIHSVAMGGGLELALGAHYRVAVPGAQIALPEVKLGILPGAGGTQRLPRALGLEAALNMIVSGAPVMSEKLAGTPLFDQLVEGDLMEGALAFARKVAAQSGPHPKIRDRKIEHPNAAGFIQFARNSVAGVAKNFPAPHKCIDAIEAGVLKGFEQGMKVERECFVALVQTPESKALRHAFFGERAASKIPDVPSDTPTRDIKRVAVIGAGTMGGGIAMNFVNAGLPVTLLETKQDALDRGLATIRKNYEATVKKGKLSMEALEQRMSLITPTLTYESLNDADLIIEAVFEELGVKEQVFKRLDEVAKPGAILASNTSTLDLNRIAAFTKRPQDVVGMHFFSPANVMKLLEVVRGKETAKDVLATVMKVAKKIKKTAVVSGVCDGFIGNRMIEQYIRQALFMLEEGALPAQVDKAIEKFGFAMGPFRMSDLAGNDIGWAIRKRRYQEQPDLHYSKIADRLCETGRFGQKTGGGWYDYKAGDRNAYPSKPIEEMIVAYSKERGIGRRKISDDEIVERLVFALVNEGAKILEEGIASKASDIDMVYLTGYGFPLWRGGPMLYADTVGVYNVERAIRRYAAQPNGDGWQIASGIVERAAQGRGFNS
- a CDS encoding protein adenylyltransferase SelO; protein product: MSFSPCNAGLSGPMSTAAGAIDNQREGSFAALGNVFLTRLPAAPLPAPYVVGFAPDVASMLGFDASLVNAPGFAEFFAGNTTRDWPSTSMSYASVYSGHQFGVWAGQLGDGRALTLGEVEHDGQRFELQLKGGGRTPYSRMGDGRAVLRSSIREYLCSEAMHHLGIPTTRALCVIGSDQPVRREEMETAAVVTRVSPSFVRFGHFEHFYANDRVDALRSLADHVIERFYPACREAEDPYLALLNEAVLSTADLIAQWQAVGFCHGVMNTDNMSILGLTIDYGPFGFMDGFDANHICNHSDSQGRYAYRMQPQIAYWNLFCLAQGLLPLLGERYGETERSERAVKDAQRVLEGFKGRFAPALEARMRAKLGLETEREGDDALANKLFEIMHANRADFTLTFRNLAKLSKHDASNDAPVRDLFLDRAAFDAWANAYRARLSHETRDDTARAEAMNRVNPKYVLRNHLAEAAIRQAKEKDFSEVERLATVLRRPFDEQPEYEAYAGLPPDWASSLEVSCSS
- a CDS encoding septation protein A is translated as MKFLFDLFPIILFFVAYKVWGIFTATAVAIAATLVQIAWVAFRHRKVDPMLWVSLGVVTVFGGATLVLHNDTFIKWKPTVLYWAFSVALVVSALAFNKNLIEAMMGKQIQLPHRIWGQLNYVWAVFFVLLGILNLFVAYNFSTDAWVNFKLFGATGCLVVFIVGQSLWLSKYMKEE